In Mytilus trossulus isolate FHL-02 chromosome 10, PNRI_Mtr1.1.1.hap1, whole genome shotgun sequence, the DNA window ccaGACCTGCAAGTCTGAGGGAAGGTAATAGATGCATCCCACTGTAGTTTGCATGTAGAGTGAACCCCAGTGGTGAACACATTAATCACAACAGCTGTTAGGTCAGAGTGAAATAATCTGGGTACACCAGTCTTAAGAGGCTCATTTGCAccataattcaaaaatattccGATCTTTTTCGATTTTTTACTTTAACTGGACCTTAAACCAGAAGTAGTCATTGCCTAGgtgtattttaataataaacagGATCAGTCGTTATATGCCCTCAGGTTTACACTATTTGTCAAAATTTGGGGCCTCATAACTTCTTCTTTCAGATCTCGAAGGTAATCCCACCCCTccgaaaaaaagaatatgtctGATTTCAATTTTCGAAATTCGTATTTGACCTGAAAATGAACATTAAAAGTGAGAAACAAGACAATTAATAGTGTTATGAAGATTGAGGAAACATGCAAACACTTCGAATTAAATGGCATTACATTGACCTCCAAATGTATTGAGTTCCATTGGTGccaaataatggtgttttgggTACGGCTTTAATATAAACGCCCCTGCATTGTAAAGGTTAATAATTGCTCATTTTCTGTTAAAATCCTATACAACACCTACTATATAgttaataatgttttatatttaagggAAACACAAATGGTGATGATTCTGAATTAGGAGCTACTGGTCGAAGCTTTACACCCGAAGGAATAGAAAAATTAGATGACTATGTATTACAGCCAGCACCTCAGGGTCAAGTCATCAAATGTCGAATAACAAGAGATAAAAAAGGCATAGATCGAGGAGTTTATCCCACATACTACTTACATCTAGAAAGAGAAGATGGCAAAAAAGTGAGTaatataagatggtttttgtttatttacaaatgcCATTAAAAAGACATAGCTCAATCAAGATAACACATTCGGGTACATGGCATCAAATATTTTGGAAGAAAAAGGGAATGGTGCTGTGTTATGCCAAATTGCTTTAGATAAAACACTACAGGTGTTGAAggaatttaagattttttgcATCATTGTAAAGTAATATGTAATGACACTCTCAGACCATTGATATTTCTCCCTCATTGTAAATGTGTGATGGTAATTCAGTATGTGAAGACATTGTTAATAGACTAGTACACTGTTTTGTTAAAAGTTACAAACATTTGGCTATGATGCTGATGTCATATTTGTGACATGTActtttatgtaaaattatttttatttttcagacatTTTTATTAGCTGGTAGGAAAAGGAAGAAAAGCTATCCATCTAACTATTTAATTTCAACAGATCCAACAGATTTATCTCGTGGTGGAGAATCATATGTAGGCAAATTAAGGTAGGGATTAAGATGGTGAACTTTTTATACCCCTTTTCACAGGACTTATTATGGTATACTGTTGTCCTTCCATCTGTCAGTCCATCGTCAACATGTCGGACATTAACTCGAAAATGCTTtaaccaattttcatgaaacttcattgaattgtttatagctcaatattgttttttataaatttttgattttactcTTTTGAGTTATGGGGTTTcattcctaaaaaaaaagggggggggggtttccAGTTTTTCAGAccataactcaaaaatgcttcCACCAATTTGCAAAAAACTTTGACACTGTTTAATGCATTTTGATCATTATGTTTTACACATCACTATAAAGGTTCATTATGTGGTTACCCTACATAATGTGGTGATTGGATTTCACTTGCCAAAATATAATAATGGATTGgttataaatgtttgtattgCTTAACTTATAATTGTAGGTCAAATATATTGGGAACACATTTTACGTTATTTGATCATGGATGCAATCCTAAGGATAATTATGAAAATGCAAGGAAAGAACTGATTGGTGTAGTTTATgtaagtaaaatgtaaaataacaaaaattgtgaaattcaaggaaaattcaaaagggaaagtccctaatcaaatggcaaaatcaaatgataaaacacttcAAATAAATGGGCaataattgtcatattcctgacttggtacaggcttttttttatttttatgccccaccaacgatagtagaggggcattatgttttctggtctgtgcctccgttcgtccgttctttcgttcgttcgttcgtccgttcgttcgtcccgcttcagcttaaagtttttggtcatggtaatttttgatgaagttgaagtccaatcaacttgaaacttagtacacatgttaactatgatatgatctttctaattttaatgccaaattaaagtattgaccccaatttcacggtccagtgaacatgtaaaatgatagtgcgagtggggcatccgtgtactttccattctcaattttattctcaaatgtagaaaatagtggttggaacctggttttataacgcttaacctctcacttgtatgacagtcacaacATATTCAAATATATCTTCAACGATGCaagaacaaaacagacatactGGTAATAggttaaattgacaaaataggGATACAGCCATCATCACCGTCTGACAATCTCAATCagaacaaacacaaataaatatataacaatgaaacacaaagaaggaaatataaaatttaacaaccaCATGCATTGatacttatatttgtatttaaaatcaaccaaaatgACTGCATGGCAAGTTTATAAATTCTTTGAAGTTTACTGTTCTGGTCTCAACCAAGAATTTACTTTAAATAGTATTTACATCACTttgaatatcaatatatatatataacaaacatattGATATAAGTTGCTGTACTTTTTTGCTTAAATTCTTTTTGCTGAGGTCAGTTTTTAATAATGGgttatttcaattgttcatgtcttcattgttttgtaataatcaataagaaataactaaaataatgaaataacagCAATCCCAATCCCTTGTTCTGATTCTATTTGCTCTCAGAGTGTACTTGTGTTGTTTCTGCCCATTGATTGggggttgtctctttgactctTTCCCtgtttcctttctcaattttatatatctgaatgtaaaaaatagtttatagaAAAATTTATTCATCAATAAAAAGTCCATCAAGCTGAATATCTCCATCTCTCAATTGATGAAGATTCTCTTATAAAGTTCCGAACACATTTTGTATGCTTTTTTCATGCTGACAATTTTGTTGTATTGCAAATGTTATAATTAAtgtcatttattgttttaacagGAAACCAATGTGTTAGGATTTAAGGGTCCAAGAAAGATGACCATTATTATACCTGGTATGAATTTGGACCATGAACGAGTTGACATTAAACCAAGAAATGTAAGTTTTGTACAAACATTTGACCCAAACAGTCAGAATGAGAATTGTACTATCAATTTGTATTAGTTTTGCTTTAACTTTCATCATCTCTTCTGTAGCAATAAGTCTTATTTCATAGTACTGTATGGCTATACAGCTGGTGTTGTATTTAACAGCTAGATTTTGGGTTTTGGTGGattctaaattttcaaatgaccTTATGTATGTGGAACTAAATGTTAGTCAAAAGTAAGGTAAATCTTCAAATGTGCAAATCAGACCACCATTtggtatacaaataaatattattcttttaagaatattttaaggaaaacaatgtatttaaagtaaaacacTAATTGATATTTGGACAAATAATACTTAAACCTATAAAAGCCAAGATGATATTGTTTATAACTGCTGACAAAATAATGTTAGTTGTTTACCATTCTATTTTAGGATAATGATGGTTTGATAAACAGATGGAAAAGGAAAAACATGGAAAATATACTTGAGCTGCATAATAAAACACCTGTATGGAATGATGGTGAGtaaaggattataatttaaatgtaaaagcataaaaatatagtatatataccaatacacataattaacagcgCCTGGTGATGTTTTATAGCCTGACTGGTTTCGGTCCATAAAGGACCTTCATCAGAGTCAGAATGGTGGATTAATGTTTGCAccctatttatatagatatggtaACCAGCGGTTGAGTTGaccggcggttgagttaacGGGCGGTTGGGTTGaccggcggttgagttaaccggtggttgagttaaccggcggttgagttaaccggcggttgagttaacCGGTGAAAAATCCCAGTGGGATTTTCCATGGTTACAGTTATCTATATTTAGCTAATGCTCATGTTACAGTAAACTTTTTTGACATGTTACGGAAAACATTTCTACATTATACAGTAAACATGTGACCTGATGATATAACCATATTTGGGCTTTAGCATTGGATAAAGGGTGTTTAACTCAACCGCCGGTCAACCCAACCGCCAgttaactcaaccgccggtcaactcaaccgccggttaccatatctatataaatagggTGCAAACATTAATCCACTATTCTGCCTCTGATGAAGGTCCTTTATGGACCGAAACCTGTCAGGCTATAAAACATCACCAGGcgctgttaattatgtgtattggtatatatattaatatggCTTCTACTAACTAAAACTCCATTTGGAGTTAATGTGTTTAGAGACTACTTATGTCAGTACACCTTTCCTATATTGCcgattataatttaaatgatctatcaaattagaaaatccctttatgttttattaaatcaagATTTTCAGCATTGTTCCTATTGCAAATTAAAAtggaaaatgatatttaaataatttgtatttattaaatgggacaatagaactgacaaaagtttaaatagTTTGAACAGTAAGAGATGAATCTgtggaaaaaaaacccatttctTCTCAATAATTCGTAATTCtttcttaaacaataaaaaaaatagattgctGTGAATTTGGCTTAAAAGGGCATCTTCTAAAGTAAATAAAGTATCAGTGAAAATATGTTGGTTAGCAGTAGTTGTTAGATATGAGATGCATTTGAAGTGGTTTGTTTCTggctttttacttttataattgaattgaattgaataattTGAATGTACCTGTATTcagtaaaacaaattatgtatatttCAGAAACACAGTCATATGTATTAAATTTCCATGGAAGAGTAACCCAGGCTTCAGTGAAAAATTTCCAGATAGTTCATGATAATGATGGTAAGTCAGAAAACATATTGGTAAATTAACAGAAAGTCATTTTCATACCTGCCAATGATTTAGTTGATGACTATTATATATTCAAAGTCCAGTTTCCCTGAAAATGCCATGTACAATTTGatgtttcagaatctaatgcattctgggtaatattttcaaaagcgtacaccaaaacattgtgattggtttaaaacttTTCTAAACAATAGAAATCCATCCTATgacttaatattttttcattttggtgtaagAACAATGGGATTACCGatagtcctttagattctgaaaaggcgaATTAGTTAAGATCGGTGTAAAAAGGTTGTTTATTCACAATTAAGCCTCGTTTTTAAAAGGGAATGCTTTAATCAGTGCTCAGCtataattacaaatttttaGCTGATGAATGTAACTGACATTTACAAAGACAAAACTTGTAGACAACAAAACTTTCATCATTTTCCTTATAATGCTGGTAAACACACTTTGACTGAAAAGTAGTTTTTTTGGCATACTGACAACAGCTCAGATATTTATATAGTCAATGGTCTGGTTACCTTTAACTTCTTATGtctatcaaatataaatgaaaagagATGAAGGATGTATGTTTGCATTGTTGCCAACAAGTCAGCAATCCCATGacacaaacaacaaaaacacacaaatattGTCCTAACAATATTCTACGTTCTAGATTGACACGAGTATAATGTTGCAATAAacctttatttctttttcagttgAATATATAGTGATGCAGTTTGGCCGTGTTGCAGAGGATGTATTTACAATGGATTTTAATTATCCTTTATGTGCATTACAAGCTTTTGGAATAGCAATTAGTAGTTTTGACAGCAAACTTGCCTGTGAATAAATTCAGTATGAATGTATAAAATATCAgctttaaacatattaaaagtgCTCATCTCCAGAGTTGGATACAGGATATGCATGAGGAAacgtttctttatttaaaaaattgaattatccGTTTATTGTGTGAAAGATTAAATTATGTGTCTTATTTTTACATACAATTTTATCGTTGGGTTAAACGATTCAGcaacttatgttttattttacgtTCTGATAATATTAAGCAGAATGAGTTGGAATCTGTTTAGCAAGAGGCTATTGATAATAGAACTATCTGCATTGCCAGCATTctagaaattgataattggaaGCCATTTAACTTTAGGGAAATTTCGATGTAGTTGTAAAGTAAATTTACAAGTTTACCCCTTCCTGTGTATTTATTAGAGTGACATTAGTTGTAATTATTTTGACATCCTTCATATATGCTGTTAGAAGTGTTAAGAATATATCAGAGAATATTAGAGATTTACTTAAGAATTGAGGTAAACTTGGGTGTTAATTGGATGTTATTGAAGACCCCAAAGTGttagattttttattgatttaagtttttttttctttttactctacttaatatactaaataaaattcaaaattggaaaGGATGGAATAGATTGTTAATGGATTGTACCTGCtaactgtcactatttgtggGGGATTTCCTCtcactttgaaattttgaaagtacaattttgtttaaattttcaaacaaaacaattatttttttattatgcatataggattgtaaaagtatgaagaagcaaatagacatttttaaagataaatttgaAGGCCCCTTTAAAGGTTTTCTAGGACTATGAAAACCATCTTGCACGGGACCCCCCCTTggcattttgaaatgttggCAGGTATGATCATATAGCAATGACATCTGTTGATACTCCATTTTTAGTCTCATTAGTTTGTTGTAGTAATGTGTACCcctattatgttttaaaaagttgagATTTACAGAGATTCCAAATTCATCAATTTCATTAGCatctataaatattaaaagattaGGTTTTATTTAGCATGTGAATGAGGTTGTATGAAATTTAATACATTATTATGTTTGTTCTCTCGtcacttttttaaatgttggttATGTGCAATTATTTcatgtaaatttgttttgtgtaaatagccttattttcaattcttaacTGGACAAAGTTGTGGGGTTTATTGTTAAGGGGGGCAAATAAATTCTAAACGATTGAAATAtggtatatatttgtgtttataaGTGATATAATGCAGTACTTGTATATGAATTATCAGCGTGTGAAGTCTATAATAATTTGCCTTACTTGCAATTACTCTGgtccaatttttattttgaattttaattctGAAAGTAGAGGAGATATACAAAATAAGAGCTGAAAATAAGGTCTCTTTAAGGACTtgatgttcaattttttttattgatgtgCTTTATCTTGTTGATTCTCAtgattaattatattattatatagtatttattttaaattatagatcaaattatatgtaattatgtaaacattgtagataattttatattgaaatgttgTTGCATGTACATAGATGTAAATACAGATGTCACCCCACAATAGTTTTCCAAACATACATATGAAAGTATTTCCCTTATATCAAGCTTCAATGCACTAAATGAAGAAGAAAAGTTATTGCtttcactgtttttttttataaatttgaattttcgcTTCAGAAATCTGCCACATGCATGAActaagataattttattattgtatgtttgaaaattacatGATTTTAAGGTATTTTGTAACCCAAATAATTCAGTCTTAATAGTTTTGCTGCTCTATGGATGATATATCTCCCAGTCAATGAaatatattgttaattattttcttcttttgttaacaattgcattttttttaataccattgTTTGAGAACATAGTATTTTACTTTGTTGGTATTTTCATCTGTCCTCTAAAGGGTACATAGTTTGTCTGCATAACTCGTAAATATTTCTTActgttaagatttttttaaagaactcTATACAAAATTTGGAATACCTCGTCGAGTTTCGTTCAATTTTGAATATGCTCTACTGCCCATGCACAATCTGTCAGATCAACTACTTAAATAAATGAACTAAGTATTGATTAGAGGAACCTTGTCTCTTGTCCACCAATGTTGGTTAGAAGAGCATTATCTCTTGCTCATTTTCTTCAACTTTTCAGAAGTTTTTGTTACAATAAAGTTgatttattttgcattatgagACACTGTTTGTCTTCTCCTCTCACAACTTGAAAGCTTTTGTAGAACACACACTAATgaaaagcatattgtcaggaaTTAATTTGGTTTAATAGGAAACAGTTGAACTTTTAGGGTAAAAATTTCATTGCTTTTTTTCTCTCCTCATTACTAGAGTTTCAAGGCTAGAATAATTTTAATTTCCTTAATGTTTGTTTAGATATATCATAGTAATATTGTTGAATCAATTCATTCCTTTATTAGAAATAGGCTAAAGCATCATTTGTGTAAAGACACAATACTTGCAGAGCAAACAACCTAAAACTTGAaagtcattaaaatttattGCCCATATACTTAGTTGGTGAAATtcttatgttttatcatttatgttGACATTCTTTCCTAGTTTGGATTGACTGAAGGATACATTATCCATCACTAATTAATAAATGCTAATAATTTAAGAATCATACTCAGTGTTTGATTTGAGTACATTCTCTTCAACTtgcaaaatttatataaaaaaaacaactgaatATGTACACAAAgtctatttcaattgtttgTACACAAATTgcagaaaattgaaagtttcaTTCATAATCATTTAAATTCGGTTTTCATATAACATTACTATTAGTGCTTAGTTTTGCCaaatttcatgcatatttgATTGCCTATTCAAAATGTGTTATAGCTGTGAATGACACTTGATAATTTTTAAAGcacaattttttatatgtataataaatgattttttaatcattcaaaGGACCAACAGACTATATCGTGCAGTTTAAACCGCTATCAGAAGATAGGGTtgtgaaaatgttttgaatCTAGCTAAAAAGTCAAGGTCACAAAATTGAAAGTTGCCCGtccttgtttataaataatgtcAATTTGTCAATGCCACATCTTAGATACTAGTACCTCTTATTAGGATTTCTTGATGCATACCACACATGTCCCAATAaactttttcaagttttaaaaatctGAAGGTTGTAAAGATTGTTAGTGATGCATAATTATGAAATGATATGcccaaataattacattagatgtttgtttcattataatacgttattctgattggctaattgtgcatcacatgttattccgtaagcagttgcatgagacaataacatttcattcatgatgacacgaggtcccacaataaagtgcacaggtgaatttaaaaatttaacttcatgaaaatcgtgtttttataatcctagctaaaaaatgtaattataagtattgaatgcttctttttgtaactttatagggttgtaaaagcgttgactgtgcgtacatttttagaatgaagcgcttccgcgcttcatacaaaatgtacttcagtcaacgcttttacaccccaataaatttacaaaaagaagcattcaattcttaaataaacttaaggtaaaaaataaacttttatcaataattcATTAGGCTGGGATATACAATAGCTATACAGGAAATTGCACCTGATACTTTAAGGTTGTttcaagtatttcattttctgtgttagaaaaataaaagaaatttgatGCATTGAGTAGCAGAATTAATATCAATTCCAAACATATCTAATTGATTTTCACCTTTGAAGTAACCATGGAAACATGTATTATCAATCATCAcggagaaaaaaatcaaactcgACTCAAAAATTGATCATATGATTTGCATTATagtttgtatttaatttaattttgttttcttatctaGTCTTTAATATCCCACCACTCTAAATATCCGTCCTATTTTGTGAGATTATTAATatctatataatttatatttcaaatatggttGTTATCATCAACTCTTACCTCTAGATCAATCCAAAAATCAAATAATCCTTTCATACCAAAAGAACGTTAAGTGTAGGTTCCTTATGAGAAATCATGTAGgaaaagtttttaaacttaattgaagagaaatgtaaattataagaaaatgtttgaaatacacTGTGCAGTATTTTTGTACACAAGAGGCAGAAAaccttattttcttatatatatcctcttttataatgtttaaaaaaaaatacacttctgtggattcattatttttcgttggataccaattttcatgggttTCATTGGTACAGGtgaaacacaaatttaaatgctattaaaattactatttttttttaaagctctGTATGCACAGATTGGCAAagccatgaaatcaaatatccatgaaatgCAAATTGTTtgtaatccacgaaaattgatacccacaaaaGTAAATGAATCCACACTATCAAGTAATACCAATTACCATATGTTGACCATTCATCTATAgatgatttgttattttattttatgttttatcttatattgaagtaaatgtttataataatagtAATGGTACTAAGATACATGTACTAATTTTATGTTAAGTTTTACTTTGGTTTTATATCACAAGCAGGAAACTGAAAAAGTTTCTTAccttatttttgtgattttacttttttcatagtttaggtataattttgtcaaatatcTCATTTATATAAGATAAAGAAATAGTATAGGGAAAACTGACATTCCATCAAACACCGTCCATGTTATGAAAGTGCTGTCTTGTGAACTGTCACAAGATGATCTGAGGATAATAAAATGTTCACATAATTTGTCTGGTGTTACTTGATAATTATTGCATCTGTTGCTTGAAACATAATGGATCag includes these proteins:
- the LOC134686949 gene encoding tubby-related protein 3-like isoform X7; protein product: MVSIFDKKDLINPSADPFGDNTMSGPPGSVGDDYNNAMKQQKLEKERKRIEDQNKKKRQQLGLFQPNEDIGRPNSGGRRRGREEHRPLVGNSKPSTPTSFEYVNPAAYEDESFPEPQRDTVTVLNVTTDSHSDGDSDIPEISADTGKKSKKKNKKPNRPPPPPTTQNEMIAGGNQGSMGSLEDDNEPDEISVPVAPLSMKQSPSTAKLKNMYNSEQADISEGGNTNGDDSELGATGRSFTPEGIEKLDDYVLQPAPQGQVIKCRITRDKKGIDRGVYPTYYLHLEREDGKKTFLLAGRKRKKSYPSNYLISTDPTDLSRGGESYVGKLRSNILGTHFTLFDHGCNPKDNYENARKELIGVVYETNVLGFKGPRKMTIIIPGMNLDHERVDIKPRNDNDGLINRWKRKNMENILELHNKTPVWNDETQSYVLNFHGRVTQASVKNFQIVHDNDVEYIVMQFGRVAEDVFTMDFNYPLCALQAFGIAISSFDSKLACE